The proteins below come from a single Chryseobacterium capnotolerans genomic window:
- a CDS encoding carboxylesterase/lipase family protein gives MMETLHTVTTQYGDVSGIKTEKGILTFKGIPYATPPIGTNRFQPPKPPTPWTGIKKATEYGPTPPQLTPKEGPFAGLLPNVVIPGDDYLNLNIWTLDTVEKKPVMVFIYGGAFTLGSGAVPGYDGSNFARDGVVLVTFNYRIGIEGFLWFGDGVPNLGILDQIAALKWVRDNIANFGGDPDNVTIFGESAGGMSVCTLLAIKEAQGLFRRAIAESGAGHSVISPSSAKLIGTRLAEILGVAPTREAIGEVSLEKVFAAQGQLGSEILAKPLVELWGEAAFNLMPFEPIIDGHLLTASPIDCIANGASKEIDILIGTNSQEFRLFLVPDGILSKITDSALNISASAYGLSAEAIQIYRTNRSDSSSGDVLSAIITDWFYRIPALRIAEKHGNTHVYEFSWGSPACDHLLGACHGIELAFVFDNLTEPGFSNMLGNHPPQQLADTVHKAWVDFAASGNPGWDVYNTNNRVSMRFDVVSQTTVDDRADERSTWDGIR, from the coding sequence ATGATGGAAACATTACACACAGTTACTACTCAATATGGAGATGTTAGTGGTATCAAAACCGAGAAAGGCATCCTGACATTCAAAGGCATTCCGTATGCAACCCCGCCAATTGGTACAAACCGTTTTCAACCTCCAAAACCTCCCACGCCTTGGACTGGCATAAAAAAGGCTACAGAATATGGACCTACTCCACCTCAGTTAACGCCTAAAGAAGGACCATTTGCTGGATTATTACCCAATGTTGTAATTCCGGGAGACGATTATTTGAACCTTAATATCTGGACTTTAGATACCGTTGAAAAAAAACCGGTTATGGTTTTTATTTATGGAGGAGCTTTTACTCTTGGATCAGGAGCTGTACCAGGTTACGATGGCAGTAATTTTGCACGCGATGGTGTTGTTTTAGTTACCTTCAACTATAGAATAGGCATTGAAGGATTTTTATGGTTTGGCGATGGGGTACCTAATCTTGGTATACTGGACCAGATTGCTGCTCTAAAGTGGGTTCGGGACAATATTGCCAACTTTGGCGGTGATCCTGATAATGTTACTATTTTTGGTGAATCTGCTGGTGGAATGAGCGTTTGTACATTACTTGCTATAAAGGAAGCGCAAGGTTTATTTCGAAGAGCGATTGCCGAATCAGGAGCAGGACATTCGGTAATTAGCCCGTCATCTGCAAAGCTTATTGGTACAAGACTTGCAGAAATACTTGGCGTTGCCCCAACACGAGAAGCCATTGGAGAAGTAAGTCTTGAAAAAGTTTTTGCTGCACAGGGGCAACTGGGGTCTGAAATTCTTGCAAAGCCTTTAGTGGAGCTATGGGGTGAAGCTGCCTTCAACTTAATGCCTTTTGAACCGATAATTGATGGTCATTTACTTACCGCTTCACCAATAGATTGCATCGCCAATGGAGCCAGTAAAGAAATAGATATCCTTATTGGTACCAATAGCCAGGAATTTAGATTATTTCTTGTCCCTGATGGGATTCTATCAAAAATTACAGATTCCGCTTTGAATATTTCCGCTTCGGCTTATGGATTATCCGCAGAAGCGATCCAGATCTATCGGACAAATCGTTCAGATAGTTCTTCTGGTGATGTGCTAAGCGCTATTATTACAGATTGGTTTTACCGTATCCCAGCGTTGCGGATTGCGGAAAAACATGGCAATACGCATGTGTACGAATTTTCATGGGGCTCTCCTGCATGTGACCATTTACTTGGTGCCTGTCATGGTATCGAACTTGCTTTTGTATTTGACAATCTTACCGAGCCAGGTTTTTCCAATATGCTAGGTAATCATCCTCCACAACAATTAGCTGACACAGTTCATAAAGCATGGGTGGATTTTGCGGCAAGCGGCAATCCCGGTTGGGATGTTTATAATACTAATAACCGTGTATCGATGCGTTTTGATGTTGTGTCACAAACTACTGTTGATGACAGAGCTGATGAGCGTTCTACATGGGATGGAATCAGGTAA
- a CDS encoding MG2 domain-containing protein, protein MKRFSKIFMLSLLSLGFSPVFAQKYYDDQWKKIAENSQKGAYKSNLPIILDLENQAMKENNTIQLIRSLKAEFSIVNQTVDDNQNDAASKFFKKLQEAEGKLKGEEKLVYKVLLNGFFLDYYNQNYWKINGRTNINTQDVAQIETWTKLDFKNYLTKSCQELDQQKQDMKKASLEKYKVLFSETKDIAYFPSLYDWYALKKIAFLSENNIFTKNELTENRTSINVIFDELIAQNNGNAKLYFMKDKLVNNCDFNQCKDKLEQLQKLLKSDAQGDYKVVIMEDIMNELMMKNKAKEAIAVAAQAKSEYPKSPFLENIKSKEAQITNPVLSIKYEKQTQNNLPIHFIAESKNVSEFSINIYEVKEDFTSLMQYVQNSYANNYFSKVKKNLVRKETYQLTDPKDYQLHKTSLEIKPLPSGVYVAAFAAGTDTKDNDPEKNFYFLVSGNKIIYQSRSSRNSLADELKLVNSENGKPVTNENLSFYEFTNSNSINKIEGKTNEKGVFKFPATANKEYYRTYLIQQPKTNDFQIMQIYGNNGLEEYNPNKQARSKAQIFTDRAIYRPGQMVYFKVVNTRLNNETESVLSGVKQKITLMDANNQEVSSQSFTTNEFGSYHGSFMLPKGKLNGTFFLNTDGDSQGYKDIRVEEYKRPKFEVSFEPVKDEYKYGQTIELKGKAMMFSGVALSNTTVNYEIKKQNIRWRYFWWYPRGNDNENSILGEAKTNEKGEFVIRLDLKKDEKLEGIQIDNYQINASVTDINGETQTANTDLKVASVSHYIKADEIKNIFSDENAKLKVETKNYNEQALKKSLSG, encoded by the coding sequence ATGAAAAGATTTTCCAAGATATTTATGCTTTCATTGCTATCATTGGGCTTTTCACCGGTTTTCGCACAGAAATATTATGATGACCAGTGGAAAAAAATAGCTGAAAACAGTCAGAAAGGTGCTTATAAATCTAATCTACCCATTATTTTAGACCTAGAAAACCAAGCTATGAAAGAAAATAATACTATTCAGTTGATCCGTTCCCTGAAAGCAGAGTTCAGTATTGTAAACCAAACTGTAGATGACAATCAGAATGATGCTGCTTCAAAATTCTTTAAAAAACTTCAGGAGGCAGAAGGAAAGCTGAAAGGAGAAGAGAAACTGGTATACAAAGTCCTTCTCAATGGTTTTTTTCTTGATTATTACAATCAGAATTATTGGAAGATCAACGGACGAACCAATATCAATACGCAGGATGTTGCACAGATTGAGACCTGGACTAAACTTGATTTTAAAAATTATTTAACCAAAAGCTGTCAGGAGCTGGATCAGCAGAAACAGGACATGAAGAAAGCTTCTTTGGAAAAATATAAGGTATTGTTTTCGGAAACAAAAGATATCGCTTATTTTCCGAGTTTATATGATTGGTATGCTCTCAAAAAAATTGCCTTTTTATCTGAAAATAATATTTTTACAAAAAATGAACTTACAGAGAACAGAACTTCAATTAATGTGATTTTTGATGAATTGATTGCACAGAATAATGGGAATGCCAAGCTGTATTTTATGAAAGATAAATTGGTGAATAACTGTGATTTCAATCAATGTAAAGATAAATTGGAACAGCTTCAGAAGCTATTGAAGTCTGATGCCCAAGGGGATTATAAAGTAGTCATCATGGAAGATATCATGAATGAGCTGATGATGAAAAATAAAGCAAAAGAGGCAATTGCAGTGGCGGCTCAGGCTAAAAGCGAGTACCCAAAATCTCCTTTCCTTGAAAATATCAAAAGCAAAGAGGCCCAAATCACTAATCCGGTATTGAGCATCAAATATGAAAAACAGACTCAAAATAATCTACCGATTCATTTTATTGCGGAGTCTAAGAATGTGTCAGAGTTTTCCATCAACATTTATGAGGTAAAAGAAGATTTTACATCTCTGATGCAGTATGTACAGAATTCTTATGCCAATAATTATTTCAGTAAAGTAAAAAAGAATCTGGTAAGAAAGGAAACGTATCAGCTTACAGATCCGAAAGATTATCAGCTTCATAAAACCTCATTGGAGATAAAACCTCTTCCTTCCGGAGTGTATGTTGCAGCATTTGCAGCAGGAACGGATACAAAAGATAATGATCCTGAAAAGAACTTCTATTTTCTGGTTTCGGGAAACAAGATTATTTACCAGTCCAGATCCTCAAGGAATTCACTTGCAGACGAATTGAAATTAGTAAACAGTGAAAATGGAAAACCGGTAACGAATGAAAACCTGAGTTTTTATGAATTTACCAATAGCAATTCAATCAATAAAATTGAAGGAAAAACCAATGAAAAAGGAGTCTTTAAATTTCCTGCTACAGCCAATAAAGAATATTACAGGACCTATCTGATTCAGCAGCCTAAAACCAATGATTTCCAGATCATGCAGATATATGGAAATAATGGACTTGAAGAATATAATCCGAACAAACAAGCCCGTTCCAAAGCACAGATCTTTACAGACAGAGCAATCTACAGACCTGGGCAGATGGTTTATTTCAAAGTAGTGAATACCAGATTAAATAATGAAACAGAATCTGTACTTTCAGGAGTGAAGCAAAAGATTACTTTGATGGATGCTAACAATCAGGAAGTCTCGTCTCAAAGTTTTACCACGAATGAATTTGGTTCCTATCACGGTAGCTTTATGCTGCCAAAAGGGAAACTGAACGGTACGTTTTTCCTGAATACAGATGGAGACAGTCAGGGGTATAAAGATATCAGGGTAGAAGAGTACAAAAGACCAAAGTTTGAAGTGTCCTTCGAGCCCGTAAAAGATGAATACAAATACGGTCAGACCATAGAATTAAAAGGTAAAGCGATGATGTTTTCCGGGGTAGCTTTGAGCAACACAACCGTAAATTACGAGATCAAAAAACAAAATATCCGTTGGAGATATTTCTGGTGGTACCCAAGAGGAAATGACAATGAAAACTCAATTTTAGGAGAAGCCAAAACCAATGAAAAAGGAGAGTTTGTGATCCGTTTAGACCTTAAGAAAGATGAAAAGTTAGAAGGAATTCAGATTGATAACTATCAGATCAATGCTTCTGTTACGGATATTAATGGAGAAACTCAAACGGCAAATACAGATCTGAAAGTTGCATCCGTTTCTCACTATATCAAAGCTGATGAAATCAAAAATATATTCAGTGATGAGAATGCAAAACTAAAAGTTGAAACTAAAAATTATAACGAACAGGCTCTTAAAAAAAGCCTATCAGGTTAA
- a CDS encoding alpha-2-macroglobulin family protein, whose translation MEYTADIPKEKSVSELNLQFQLVAYNDVQTETAVLKIKDTEKPLKIETDTFRDKLEPNSKEKWTVKVTGNDKEKVNAEVLANMYDMSLDQFAVNTYGWDKLYTPFNIISSYDVREYLLQKSYQKRLKYFNGNYVTVPEFNWFDGSLFYSLGGNGGKISSTRRYKSVQPAPTAAPIASNKEVAIEEMVMGRVAGIQVADAAVAEQSESKESLEKVPVRQNLNETAFFYPDLKTDAEGNVNFEFTSPEALTKWKLMFLAHTKDARAATLEKEVVTQKEFSVTPNYPRFLREGDELNLQSKLSNLTNKKMNGSAELQILDAFTNENISSKFGITSGTQNFDLNENGNGALTWKLKVPNNVSSIILKVVAKAGAYSDGEQQAVAVLPNRMLVTDAVPVFVKEGETKTFVLDNLKNNTSTTASNVSNTLELTTNPIWEIMFALPSLKNDQNSSADVVFNKWFADVLASEIFKANPKMKTVFDEYQGKGLLNSNLEKNQELKQLLLDETPWVLESKNEAEQMQKLALLFDVNTMRNSINQNWDDFSKLQNPDGGFSWYAGYPSSYSTSLYILKNLGKLNLWLKDNAKEYQSSGQNALVSKLIQYVDNEISKYADTKKENVWSNWVLDYLDTRNYWEKQYPLKGKGAALKTLVKQKAKTAKITDFTFFGLHRAALLMSDYGVKDVSDKLMNYLKETSTDTKTQGVYWKQNLNDWGWFSSKVVNHAGALEAFNTLKANDTNFIEEMKIWLVTQKEVNSWGSSRGTAEVIFTILNSGKSWTGAESDKATIVWGGKEIVPQTQATGYVKSTVKTDAIDKNLGTVTVTKPGPGIVQGGLFWQYYEDLDKIKSSENYISVTKELYKKVKTVNGEELQKISTETPLKVGDKVTVRMILNTDRAMEFIHIKDMRAAGFEPLDALSGYQWKNNLGYYQSTKDASTNFYIQYMPKGKYVFEYDVVANASGKFSNGITTMQNYYAPQMNAHTKGTGIQILE comes from the coding sequence TTGGAATACACGGCAGATATTCCAAAAGAGAAAAGTGTTTCAGAACTTAACCTTCAGTTCCAGTTGGTTGCTTATAACGATGTACAGACAGAAACAGCTGTTTTGAAGATTAAGGATACAGAAAAACCTTTAAAAATTGAGACGGATACTTTCAGAGATAAACTAGAACCGAATTCAAAAGAAAAATGGACGGTAAAAGTTACCGGAAACGATAAAGAAAAGGTGAATGCAGAAGTGTTGGCCAATATGTACGATATGTCCTTAGACCAGTTTGCTGTGAATACCTATGGCTGGGATAAACTGTATACACCATTCAATATTATTAGTTCTTATGATGTCAGAGAATATCTGTTGCAGAAAAGCTATCAGAAACGATTGAAATATTTCAATGGAAATTATGTGACGGTTCCTGAATTTAACTGGTTTGATGGTAGCTTGTTTTATAGTCTGGGAGGAAATGGAGGAAAAATATCTAGTACAAGAAGATATAAAAGTGTTCAACCTGCTCCTACAGCAGCACCAATTGCTAGTAATAAAGAAGTTGCTATTGAAGAAATGGTTATGGGCAGAGTGGCAGGAATTCAGGTTGCTGATGCAGCAGTAGCAGAGCAGTCTGAATCCAAAGAATCACTGGAAAAAGTTCCTGTACGTCAGAATTTAAACGAAACAGCATTCTTCTATCCGGATCTGAAAACCGATGCAGAAGGAAACGTAAACTTTGAATTCACTTCTCCGGAGGCTTTAACAAAGTGGAAATTAATGTTCCTTGCTCATACAAAAGATGCAAGAGCTGCTACATTGGAGAAAGAGGTGGTAACGCAGAAAGAATTCTCAGTGACTCCAAACTATCCGAGATTCTTAAGAGAAGGCGATGAGCTGAATTTACAGTCAAAACTATCCAATCTTACCAATAAAAAAATGAATGGTTCTGCCGAATTGCAAATTTTAGATGCCTTCACCAATGAAAACATTTCTTCAAAATTCGGAATCACTTCAGGAACACAGAATTTTGATTTAAATGAAAACGGAAACGGAGCATTAACATGGAAATTAAAGGTTCCAAACAATGTGTCTTCTATCATTTTAAAAGTGGTAGCAAAAGCTGGCGCTTATTCTGACGGAGAACAACAGGCAGTGGCTGTATTACCCAACAGAATGCTGGTTACTGATGCTGTACCTGTTTTTGTAAAAGAAGGAGAAACAAAGACTTTTGTATTAGATAACCTTAAAAATAACACTTCTACAACAGCATCAAATGTTTCTAATACATTGGAATTAACTACCAATCCAATCTGGGAGATTATGTTTGCGCTTCCTAGTCTGAAAAACGATCAGAACAGTTCTGCGGATGTAGTTTTCAATAAGTGGTTTGCAGATGTATTGGCTTCTGAGATATTCAAAGCTAATCCTAAAATGAAGACCGTATTTGATGAGTATCAGGGCAAAGGATTATTGAATTCAAATCTTGAAAAGAATCAGGAATTAAAACAATTGTTATTGGATGAAACTCCATGGGTACTGGAAAGTAAAAATGAAGCTGAACAGATGCAAAAACTTGCACTTCTGTTTGATGTCAACACGATGAGAAATTCAATCAATCAGAATTGGGATGATTTCAGTAAGCTGCAAAATCCTGATGGTGGATTCTCTTGGTATGCCGGATATCCAAGTTCTTATAGTACGTCATTATATATTCTTAAGAACTTAGGAAAACTTAATCTATGGTTAAAAGATAATGCAAAAGAGTATCAAAGCTCAGGACAAAATGCTTTAGTATCAAAACTGATCCAGTATGTAGATAACGAGATCAGCAAATATGCCGATACTAAGAAAGAAAATGTCTGGAGTAACTGGGTTCTTGATTATCTGGATACCAGAAATTACTGGGAAAAACAATATCCTTTAAAAGGAAAAGGAGCCGCCCTGAAAACGTTGGTTAAACAAAAAGCAAAAACGGCAAAAATTACCGATTTTACATTCTTCGGACTTCACCGTGCTGCTTTATTGATGAGTGATTATGGAGTGAAAGATGTCTCTGATAAACTGATGAATTACCTTAAAGAAACTTCTACAGATACCAAAACACAAGGAGTATACTGGAAGCAGAATCTTAACGATTGGGGCTGGTTCAGTTCAAAAGTAGTAAACCATGCAGGAGCATTGGAAGCGTTCAATACTTTAAAAGCAAACGACACCAACTTTATAGAAGAAATGAAGATATGGCTGGTCACTCAGAAAGAAGTAAACTCTTGGGGAAGCTCAAGAGGAACTGCTGAAGTGATCTTTACCATCTTAAACTCAGGGAAATCATGGACGGGTGCTGAAAGTGATAAAGCAACCATTGTCTGGGGCGGAAAAGAGATTGTTCCTCAAACTCAGGCAACAGGATATGTGAAATCAACAGTGAAAACAGATGCAATAGATAAAAACCTGGGAACCGTTACGGTAACCAAACCTGGTCCAGGAATTGTTCAGGGAGGTTTATTCTGGCAATATTATGAAGATCTGGATAAAATCAAGTCATCTGAAAATTATATTTCAGTAACCAAAGAACTGTATAAAAAAGTGAAAACGGTAAATGGTGAAGAGCTTCAGAAAATTTCAACGGAAACTCCATTAAAAGTAGGAGACAAAGTAACCGTAAGAATGATTCTGAATACAGACAGAGCGATGGAGTTCATTCATATTAAAGATATGAGAGCTGCAGGATTTGAACCTCTTGATGCCTTATCAGGATACCAGTGGAAAAATAATTTAGGATATTATCAATCTACTAAAGATGCGTCCACAAATTTCTATATTCAATATATGCCAAAAGGTAAATATGTGTTTGAATATGATGTAGTTGCTAATGCATCTGGAAAGTTCTCAAACGGCATTACTACAATGCAGAACTACTATGCTCCTCAGATGAATGCACACACAAAAGGAACCGGTATTCAGATTTTGGAATGA
- a CDS encoding ecotin family protein, with protein sequence MKFSKTLITGLVLMAGVSAFAQKKAEKFEKLQIEMFPKAKEGYKQVYIQLPVAKNENDLKVEVFVGAEKMLDCNNYSLMGEMKSQDLQGWGYNYYEVESKGETAGTLMACLDKKLTKKFVTLKPEIVRYNSKLPLVFLCTKRY encoded by the coding sequence ATGAAATTTTCAAAAACTTTAATTACTGGATTGGTATTGATGGCTGGAGTAAGTGCTTTCGCTCAAAAGAAAGCTGAAAAGTTTGAAAAACTACAAATTGAAATGTTCCCAAAAGCTAAAGAAGGATACAAACAAGTATATATCCAGCTTCCTGTTGCAAAAAATGAAAACGATTTAAAAGTAGAAGTTTTTGTAGGAGCGGAAAAAATGTTAGACTGCAACAATTACTCTTTAATGGGAGAAATGAAAAGTCAGGATCTTCAGGGATGGGGATACAACTATTATGAAGTAGAATCCAAAGGAGAAACGGCAGGAACATTAATGGCTTGTCTGGATAAAAAACTGACTAAAAAGTTTGTCACCCTTAAGCCGGAAATCGTAAGATACAATAGTAAACTGCCATTGGTATTCCTATGTACCAAAAGATATTGA
- a CDS encoding T9SS type A sorting domain-containing protein, whose product MGTISNNDSKVVDNTMLKVGQDPKQGIIEFTPTKYFDKIRITLNGGLLGLNNGLQVFYAYHTPGKFAKCGNPPLDPLYYYPFDGNGEELMSGYNLTTNVVDFQTNDMICGQAAYGPTVTNNAYLINQVGSSRQAGSETYAFWMKADALAFGSLGKLTIKTISGATISNEYEYFEGGLAALVDKDDFHNEFADQPIEKNTWLHFTTVWNNETKSLCLYKNGRNPKCIQTYTQPGTTSTYIGLNNVRIDDLIIYDRALTATEVKSLACSYGILPGCTSGSTTSSKVAPAKKETLIVSPNPSQGKITLGGNILLVGSDISVLTAAGKEVYRSKFRSETFELPSSLPGGVYIVNVQTRNGETFSQKIILSR is encoded by the coding sequence ATGGGAACTATATCCAATAATGATTCAAAGGTTGTAGATAATACGATGTTGAAGGTCGGGCAGGATCCCAAGCAAGGAATCATTGAGTTTACCCCTACTAAATACTTTGATAAGATCAGGATAACTTTAAATGGAGGCCTTCTCGGCCTGAATAATGGATTACAGGTGTTTTATGCTTACCACACTCCGGGAAAATTTGCCAAGTGTGGTAATCCTCCTCTTGATCCTTTATATTATTATCCGTTTGATGGAAATGGCGAAGAACTGATGTCGGGGTATAACCTAACCACTAACGTGGTAGACTTCCAGACGAACGATATGATATGTGGACAGGCTGCCTACGGTCCTACCGTAACGAATAATGCATATTTAATTAATCAGGTAGGTTCCTCCAGACAGGCAGGTTCAGAGACTTATGCATTTTGGATGAAAGCAGATGCACTTGCTTTCGGTAGCTTAGGAAAACTCACAATAAAGACAATTTCTGGTGCTACAATTTCAAATGAATATGAATACTTCGAGGGCGGACTAGCTGCATTGGTTGATAAGGATGATTTTCATAATGAGTTTGCCGATCAACCTATTGAAAAAAATACATGGCTTCATTTTACCACGGTTTGGAACAATGAGACAAAAAGTCTCTGTCTTTACAAGAATGGAAGAAACCCGAAGTGTATTCAAACCTATACGCAACCAGGAACTACAAGTACTTATATTGGGCTTAACAATGTAAGAATAGACGATCTTATCATATATGACCGGGCATTAACTGCCACTGAGGTAAAATCCCTCGCATGTTCTTATGGAATACTTCCGGGGTGTACCTCAGGAAGTACTACATCCTCAAAAGTTGCTCCGGCAAAGAAAGAAACACTCATTGTATCTCCTAATCCGAGCCAGGGTAAGATTACGCTTGGAGGAAACATCCTTTTGGTAGGTTCTGATATTTCTGTTCTTACTGCAGCCGGAAAAGAAGTGTATCGGTCAAAATTCAGGTCTGAAACTTTTGAGTTACCGTCATCATTGCCGGGAGGTGTCTATATAGTGAATGTACAGACCAGAAATGGAGAAACCTTTTCACAAAAAATTATACTTTCAAGATAG
- a CDS encoding TolC family protein: MKNNLLIFTFSFFAFPALGWAQSAPDFKELLDSAMVRDSNLKMQMTQNKLTDLDEHKLKDIFLPTLELSGKAGYLNGTARLTSPEINLAPFINIAEGAFNNNFNVSGFSGVAKAEAKMLVYSGGKVKYLKKAVEEKKKSEDVLLEKSRDEVVASISRAYDQLALIHQSKKVLDESKKRLDINKKTADKALGYGLITPYDHKKIELAQATLNAKVVEYEGKKELLLTQLYILTGITKERLRMIDPVLSPVELLAAEKGIEQRAEVRALEHGIAAADYKIKAERTWMIPKVQLMASAYYIGLYGNHIKSSENIVPAVPILGYEGKKLDWSPNNVNIFPLITAGVGFKWEIFDGKEGKHAEETAKVGKEVLQNQKEDALKKLSLNLANNQTNYDIATAQITLKAKEKELAKNALIQAEKEFRYGMSKSSQLIDAENDLEASELEYQNAIFNQRRAGIELMRATQELDITKFYLIP, encoded by the coding sequence ATGAAAAACAATTTATTGATTTTTACGTTTAGTTTTTTTGCTTTTCCTGCTTTGGGCTGGGCACAGTCTGCGCCGGATTTTAAAGAACTTCTGGATAGTGCAATGGTTCGGGACTCGAACCTGAAGATGCAGATGACCCAAAACAAACTTACCGATCTTGACGAGCACAAGTTAAAAGATATCTTTCTTCCTACTTTGGAATTAAGCGGTAAAGCGGGGTACCTTAACGGAACAGCAAGACTTACGTCACCGGAAATTAATCTGGCCCCTTTTATCAATATTGCTGAGGGTGCTTTCAACAATAACTTCAATGTATCCGGATTTTCAGGAGTTGCCAAAGCAGAAGCTAAGATGCTTGTGTATTCCGGTGGAAAGGTCAAGTATCTGAAAAAGGCTGTTGAAGAAAAGAAAAAATCTGAAGATGTTCTGTTAGAAAAATCCAGAGATGAGGTTGTTGCCAGTATTTCCAGAGCCTATGACCAATTGGCACTGATCCATCAGTCTAAAAAGGTATTGGATGAAAGTAAAAAAAGACTGGACATCAACAAAAAAACAGCTGATAAAGCATTAGGCTACGGTTTGATTACGCCTTACGATCACAAAAAAATTGAACTGGCTCAGGCTACTTTAAATGCAAAGGTAGTAGAATATGAAGGGAAAAAAGAACTGCTTCTTACCCAGCTTTATATTTTAACGGGAATTACTAAAGAACGTCTGAGAATGATCGATCCGGTATTGTCTCCTGTAGAGCTCTTAGCGGCAGAAAAAGGAATAGAGCAAAGAGCTGAAGTTCGTGCCCTTGAGCATGGGATTGCTGCTGCAGACTATAAAATAAAAGCAGAAAGGACCTGGATGATTCCAAAAGTTCAGCTGATGGCTTCCGCTTACTATATCGGATTGTACGGAAACCATATCAAAAGCTCTGAAAATATAGTTCCGGCTGTTCCGATTCTGGGATATGAAGGCAAAAAATTAGACTGGAGTCCCAATAATGTGAACATCTTCCCTTTAATCACCGCCGGAGTTGGATTTAAATGGGAGATTTTTGACGGGAAAGAAGGAAAACACGCTGAAGAAACGGCTAAAGTAGGTAAAGAAGTGCTGCAGAACCAGAAAGAAGATGCATTGAAAAAATTATCATTAAATCTGGCAAATAACCAGACCAACTATGACATTGCTACTGCACAAATTACTTTAAAAGCTAAAGAAAAAGAGCTGGCTAAAAATGCATTGATACAGGCTGAAAAAGAATTCAGATACGGAATGAGCAAATCATCCCAGCTGATTGATGCCGAAAATGATCTTGAAGCTTCAGAACTGGAATATCAGAATGCCATTTTTAACCAGAGAAGAGCAGGAATAGAACTGATGAGAGCAACTCAGGAGCTGGATATTACCAAATTTTATTTAATCCCATAA
- a CDS encoding HlyD family secretion protein yields MHKNIAIVFASLFLLGSCDKKNEKIKEPEGKTKKDVISFAPKVTGRILKIYVAEGQTVKKGDTLAQLDVPEVSAKIAQAQGAVSAATAQEQMAKNGATPDQLRQLQAKYKGLKEQYDFAQKSYRRANNMFRDSLMSPQAHDEVYAKLQGAKAQYDAVVAELDDVNRGTRFEKVEMAAGQASQAKGALQEANVAYSERYIIATNDMEIETISLNTGELATAGFALFNGYIPESTYFRFTVPESAISKYKKGQNVNMQIVYNKENLQGTVVYIKQLTRYADITTAYPDYQLQDAIYEIKVKPTDMNKAKSLLVNANVILK; encoded by the coding sequence ATGCATAAAAATATAGCTATAGTCTTTGCTTCTCTGTTTTTACTGGGAAGTTGTGATAAGAAAAACGAAAAAATTAAAGAACCGGAAGGAAAAACTAAAAAGGATGTCATCTCATTTGCTCCAAAAGTAACCGGAAGGATTTTAAAAATATATGTTGCCGAAGGACAGACGGTAAAAAAAGGAGATACTCTGGCTCAGCTTGATGTTCCGGAAGTATCTGCAAAAATAGCTCAGGCACAAGGTGCTGTGAGTGCTGCTACAGCTCAGGAACAGATGGCTAAAAATGGAGCTACACCTGATCAGCTAAGACAGCTTCAGGCAAAATACAAAGGATTGAAAGAACAATATGATTTTGCTCAAAAGTCCTACAGAAGAGCTAATAATATGTTCCGCGATAGTTTAATGTCTCCACAGGCACATGATGAAGTATATGCAAAGCTGCAAGGAGCAAAAGCACAATATGATGCTGTAGTAGCAGAGTTGGATGATGTGAACAGAGGAACCCGTTTTGAAAAAGTGGAAATGGCAGCGGGACAGGCTTCCCAGGCAAAAGGAGCACTACAGGAAGCCAACGTAGCCTACTCGGAAAGATATATCATTGCTACCAATGATATGGAAATTGAAACCATCAGCTTGAATACAGGTGAATTGGCAACCGCAGGGTTTGCTTTGTTCAATGGATATATTCCTGAAAGTACTTATTTTAGATTCACCGTTCCTGAAAGTGCTATTTCAAAATACAAAAAAGGGCAGAATGTGAATATGCAGATTGTTTACAATAAAGAAAACCTTCAGGGAACTGTTGTATATATCAAACAGCTTACAAGATATGCCGATATCACTACAGCATACCCAGACTATCAGTTGCAGGATGCTATTTACGAGATTAAAGTAAAACCAACAGACATGAATAAGGCCAAAAGCCTTTTGGTAAATGCCAATGTGATCCTGAAATAA